A stretch of the Stegostoma tigrinum isolate sSteTig4 chromosome 34, sSteTig4.hap1, whole genome shotgun sequence genome encodes the following:
- the LOC132206197 gene encoding butyrophilin subfamily 3 member A3-like isoform X1, which translates to MEGVHLILLLLFGIPCSVYGDFRVSGPGRPVVAVVGEDAVLECYLVPKVFANNMVVRWFKSGIRLPVHSYRNGQDNTAAQHEDYKKRTELFKDEVSKGNVSLRIKNIRVFDEGKYLCTVDDKTAFEETTIELKVGAVGREHWIQVDGYHKNGIRLVCESNGWFPQPQISWTGGNGQNLTAKSEINNRRDSKGLVNVQSSVIVTKDPTNNFKCLTHNHLLKEEQKADIQIADDFFPSVSGWLVFLSVVLCLLIITLIAGILWDVKQLRNIKELRHDKTIEQYGRWKSVSDSDWKNISKCKVPVNLDAETANPKLEVSKDRKKVRLTQTALSVDNNEERFTVLESVLGSEEFTSGSHYWEVDVVGNQHWTVGVATLSVERKKEIQVKAENGLWTIGRAGDKFQANAENTIDIQAGEVPTKIGVYLSYETGTVSFYSADTKIYLHIFTGCGFTEKLYPFFSTTVCNTWLRICPV; encoded by the exons ATGGAAGGAGTTCACCTCAtcctgcttttgctgtttgggaTTCCATGCTCTGTGTATG GTGACTTCCGAGTGAGTGGCCCAGGCCGTCCTGTGGTAGCCGTTGTGGGTGAAGATGCTGTCCTGGAATGTTACCTTGTGCCGAAGGTATTTGCCAACAACATGGTGGTGCGCTGGTTTAAATCAGGCATTCGGTTACCGGTTCACTCATACAGAAACGGGCAAGACAACACTGCTGCTCAGCATGAGGATTACAAGAAAAGGACTGAACTGTTTAAAGATGAAGTGTCCAAAGGCAATGTTTCTCTTCGAATAAAGAACATAAGGGTGTTTGACGAGGGGAAATACCTGTGCACAGTTGATGACAAAACAGCTTTTGAAGAAACTACGATTGAGCTAAAAGTTGGAG CAGTGGGACGTGAGCACTGGATCCAGGTCGATGGTTACCATAAAAATGGAATTCGGCTTGTGTGTGAATCTAatggctggttcccgcagccccaGATATCGTGGACTGGTGGAAATGGACAGAACCTAACAGCAAAGTCTGAAATAAACAATCGACGTGACTCAAAAGGTCTTGTAAATGTCCAGAGCAGTGTAATTGTAACAAAAGATCCAACAAACAACTTCAAGTGCCTCACACATAACCATCTtttgaaagaagaacaaaaagCAGACATCCAGATAGCAG ATGACTTCTTCCCATCTGTCTCAGGCTGGCTGGTGTTTTTATCTGTGGTGCTCTGTCTTCTCATAATTACTTTAATCGCTGGGATCCTTTGGGATGTGAAACAACTCAGAAATATTAAAG AACTGCGGCATGACAAGACGATTGAACAATACG GTCGGTGGAAATCTGTCAGTGATTCAG atTGGAAGAATATTTCGAAGTGCAAAG TCCCTGTAAATCTGGATGCAGAAACAGCAAACCCAAAGCTTGAGGTATCCAAAGATCGGAAGAAGGTGAGATTGACCCAGACAGCATTGAGCGTCGACAACAATGAAGAGAGGTTTACAGTCttggaatcagtgctgggatcagAGGAATTTACTTCAGGCTCACACTACTGGGAGGTGGATGTGGTGGGGAATCAgcactggactgtgggagtaGCCACactatctgtggagaggaagaaaGAAATCCAAGTGAAAGCAGAGAATGGTCTGTGGACGATTGGTAGGGCTGGGGATAAATTTCAGGCAAACGCTGAAAATACAATCGATATCCAAGCTGGTGAGGTTCCCACGAAAATTGGTGTTTATCTCAGTTATGAGACCGGGACTGTTTCATTTTACAGCGCAGATACAAAGATTTACCTGCACATTTTCACTGGATGTGGATTCACAGAGAAACTGTATCCTTTCTTCAGTACAACAGTCTGTAACACGTGGCTGAGAATCTGCCCAGTTTAA
- the LOC132206197 gene encoding butyrophilin subfamily 3 member A3-like isoform X3 — MEGVHLILLLLFGIPCSVYGDFRVSGPGRPVVAVVGEDAVLECYLVPKVFANNMVVRWFKSGIRLPVHSYRNGQDNTAAQHEDYKKRTELFKDEVSKGNVSLRIKNIRVFDEGKYLCTVDDKTAFEETTIELKVGAVGREHWIQVDGYHKNGIRLVCESNGWFPQPQISWTGGNGQNLTAKSEINNRRDSKGLVNVQSSVIVTKDPTNNFKCLTHNHLLKEEQKADIQIAELRHDKTIEQYGRWKSVSDSDWKNISKCKVPVNLDAETANPKLEVSKDRKKVRLTQTALSVDNNEERFTVLESVLGSEEFTSGSHYWEVDVVGNQHWTVGVATLSVERKKEIQVKAENGLWTIGRAGDKFQANAENTIDIQAGEVPTKIGVYLSYETGTVSFYSADTKIYLHIFTGCGFTEKLYPFFSTTVCNTWLRICPV; from the exons ATGGAAGGAGTTCACCTCAtcctgcttttgctgtttgggaTTCCATGCTCTGTGTATG GTGACTTCCGAGTGAGTGGCCCAGGCCGTCCTGTGGTAGCCGTTGTGGGTGAAGATGCTGTCCTGGAATGTTACCTTGTGCCGAAGGTATTTGCCAACAACATGGTGGTGCGCTGGTTTAAATCAGGCATTCGGTTACCGGTTCACTCATACAGAAACGGGCAAGACAACACTGCTGCTCAGCATGAGGATTACAAGAAAAGGACTGAACTGTTTAAAGATGAAGTGTCCAAAGGCAATGTTTCTCTTCGAATAAAGAACATAAGGGTGTTTGACGAGGGGAAATACCTGTGCACAGTTGATGACAAAACAGCTTTTGAAGAAACTACGATTGAGCTAAAAGTTGGAG CAGTGGGACGTGAGCACTGGATCCAGGTCGATGGTTACCATAAAAATGGAATTCGGCTTGTGTGTGAATCTAatggctggttcccgcagccccaGATATCGTGGACTGGTGGAAATGGACAGAACCTAACAGCAAAGTCTGAAATAAACAATCGACGTGACTCAAAAGGTCTTGTAAATGTCCAGAGCAGTGTAATTGTAACAAAAGATCCAACAAACAACTTCAAGTGCCTCACACATAACCATCTtttgaaagaagaacaaaaagCAGACATCCAGATAGCAG AACTGCGGCATGACAAGACGATTGAACAATACG GTCGGTGGAAATCTGTCAGTGATTCAG atTGGAAGAATATTTCGAAGTGCAAAG TCCCTGTAAATCTGGATGCAGAAACAGCAAACCCAAAGCTTGAGGTATCCAAAGATCGGAAGAAGGTGAGATTGACCCAGACAGCATTGAGCGTCGACAACAATGAAGAGAGGTTTACAGTCttggaatcagtgctgggatcagAGGAATTTACTTCAGGCTCACACTACTGGGAGGTGGATGTGGTGGGGAATCAgcactggactgtgggagtaGCCACactatctgtggagaggaagaaaGAAATCCAAGTGAAAGCAGAGAATGGTCTGTGGACGATTGGTAGGGCTGGGGATAAATTTCAGGCAAACGCTGAAAATACAATCGATATCCAAGCTGGTGAGGTTCCCACGAAAATTGGTGTTTATCTCAGTTATGAGACCGGGACTGTTTCATTTTACAGCGCAGATACAAAGATTTACCTGCACATTTTCACTGGATGTGGATTCACAGAGAAACTGTATCCTTTCTTCAGTACAACAGTCTGTAACACGTGGCTGAGAATCTGCCCAGTTTAA
- the LOC132206197 gene encoding butyrophilin subfamily 3 member A3-like isoform X2, with amino-acid sequence MEGVHLILLLLFGIPCSVYGDFRVSGPGRPVVAVVGEDAVLECYLVPKVFANNMVVRWFKSGIRLPVHSYRNGQDNTAAQHEDYKKRTELFKDEVSKGNVSLRIKNIRVFDEGKYLCTVDDKTAFEETTIELKVGAVGREHWIQVDGYHKNGIRLVCESNGWFPQPQISWTGGNGQNLTAKSEINNRRDSKGLVNVQSSVIVTKDPTNNFKCLTHNHLLKEEQKADIQIADDFFPSVSGWLVFLSVVLCLLIITLIAGILWDVKQLRNIKELRHDKTIEQYDWKNISKCKVPVNLDAETANPKLEVSKDRKKVRLTQTALSVDNNEERFTVLESVLGSEEFTSGSHYWEVDVVGNQHWTVGVATLSVERKKEIQVKAENGLWTIGRAGDKFQANAENTIDIQAGEVPTKIGVYLSYETGTVSFYSADTKIYLHIFTGCGFTEKLYPFFSTTVCNTWLRICPV; translated from the exons ATGGAAGGAGTTCACCTCAtcctgcttttgctgtttgggaTTCCATGCTCTGTGTATG GTGACTTCCGAGTGAGTGGCCCAGGCCGTCCTGTGGTAGCCGTTGTGGGTGAAGATGCTGTCCTGGAATGTTACCTTGTGCCGAAGGTATTTGCCAACAACATGGTGGTGCGCTGGTTTAAATCAGGCATTCGGTTACCGGTTCACTCATACAGAAACGGGCAAGACAACACTGCTGCTCAGCATGAGGATTACAAGAAAAGGACTGAACTGTTTAAAGATGAAGTGTCCAAAGGCAATGTTTCTCTTCGAATAAAGAACATAAGGGTGTTTGACGAGGGGAAATACCTGTGCACAGTTGATGACAAAACAGCTTTTGAAGAAACTACGATTGAGCTAAAAGTTGGAG CAGTGGGACGTGAGCACTGGATCCAGGTCGATGGTTACCATAAAAATGGAATTCGGCTTGTGTGTGAATCTAatggctggttcccgcagccccaGATATCGTGGACTGGTGGAAATGGACAGAACCTAACAGCAAAGTCTGAAATAAACAATCGACGTGACTCAAAAGGTCTTGTAAATGTCCAGAGCAGTGTAATTGTAACAAAAGATCCAACAAACAACTTCAAGTGCCTCACACATAACCATCTtttgaaagaagaacaaaaagCAGACATCCAGATAGCAG ATGACTTCTTCCCATCTGTCTCAGGCTGGCTGGTGTTTTTATCTGTGGTGCTCTGTCTTCTCATAATTACTTTAATCGCTGGGATCCTTTGGGATGTGAAACAACTCAGAAATATTAAAG AACTGCGGCATGACAAGACGATTGAACAATACG atTGGAAGAATATTTCGAAGTGCAAAG TCCCTGTAAATCTGGATGCAGAAACAGCAAACCCAAAGCTTGAGGTATCCAAAGATCGGAAGAAGGTGAGATTGACCCAGACAGCATTGAGCGTCGACAACAATGAAGAGAGGTTTACAGTCttggaatcagtgctgggatcagAGGAATTTACTTCAGGCTCACACTACTGGGAGGTGGATGTGGTGGGGAATCAgcactggactgtgggagtaGCCACactatctgtggagaggaagaaaGAAATCCAAGTGAAAGCAGAGAATGGTCTGTGGACGATTGGTAGGGCTGGGGATAAATTTCAGGCAAACGCTGAAAATACAATCGATATCCAAGCTGGTGAGGTTCCCACGAAAATTGGTGTTTATCTCAGTTATGAGACCGGGACTGTTTCATTTTACAGCGCAGATACAAAGATTTACCTGCACATTTTCACTGGATGTGGATTCACAGAGAAACTGTATCCTTTCTTCAGTACAACAGTCTGTAACACGTGGCTGAGAATCTGCCCAGTTTAA
- the LOC132206197 gene encoding butyrophilin subfamily 3 member A3-like isoform X4 has translation MEGVHLILLLLFGIPCSVYGDFRVSGPGRPVVAVVGEDAVLECYLVPKVFANNMVVRWFKSGIRLPVHSYRNGQDNTAAQHEDYKKRTELFKDEVSKGNVSLRIKNIRVFDEGKYLCTVDDKTAFEETTIELKVGAVGREHWIQVDGYHKNGIRLVCESNGWFPQPQISWTGGNGQNLTAKSEINNRRDSKGLVNVQSSVIVTKDPTNNFKCLTHNHLLKEEQKADIQIAELRHDKTIEQYDWKNISKCKVPVNLDAETANPKLEVSKDRKKVRLTQTALSVDNNEERFTVLESVLGSEEFTSGSHYWEVDVVGNQHWTVGVATLSVERKKEIQVKAENGLWTIGRAGDKFQANAENTIDIQAGEVPTKIGVYLSYETGTVSFYSADTKIYLHIFTGCGFTEKLYPFFSTTVCNTWLRICPV, from the exons ATGGAAGGAGTTCACCTCAtcctgcttttgctgtttgggaTTCCATGCTCTGTGTATG GTGACTTCCGAGTGAGTGGCCCAGGCCGTCCTGTGGTAGCCGTTGTGGGTGAAGATGCTGTCCTGGAATGTTACCTTGTGCCGAAGGTATTTGCCAACAACATGGTGGTGCGCTGGTTTAAATCAGGCATTCGGTTACCGGTTCACTCATACAGAAACGGGCAAGACAACACTGCTGCTCAGCATGAGGATTACAAGAAAAGGACTGAACTGTTTAAAGATGAAGTGTCCAAAGGCAATGTTTCTCTTCGAATAAAGAACATAAGGGTGTTTGACGAGGGGAAATACCTGTGCACAGTTGATGACAAAACAGCTTTTGAAGAAACTACGATTGAGCTAAAAGTTGGAG CAGTGGGACGTGAGCACTGGATCCAGGTCGATGGTTACCATAAAAATGGAATTCGGCTTGTGTGTGAATCTAatggctggttcccgcagccccaGATATCGTGGACTGGTGGAAATGGACAGAACCTAACAGCAAAGTCTGAAATAAACAATCGACGTGACTCAAAAGGTCTTGTAAATGTCCAGAGCAGTGTAATTGTAACAAAAGATCCAACAAACAACTTCAAGTGCCTCACACATAACCATCTtttgaaagaagaacaaaaagCAGACATCCAGATAGCAG AACTGCGGCATGACAAGACGATTGAACAATACG atTGGAAGAATATTTCGAAGTGCAAAG TCCCTGTAAATCTGGATGCAGAAACAGCAAACCCAAAGCTTGAGGTATCCAAAGATCGGAAGAAGGTGAGATTGACCCAGACAGCATTGAGCGTCGACAACAATGAAGAGAGGTTTACAGTCttggaatcagtgctgggatcagAGGAATTTACTTCAGGCTCACACTACTGGGAGGTGGATGTGGTGGGGAATCAgcactggactgtgggagtaGCCACactatctgtggagaggaagaaaGAAATCCAAGTGAAAGCAGAGAATGGTCTGTGGACGATTGGTAGGGCTGGGGATAAATTTCAGGCAAACGCTGAAAATACAATCGATATCCAAGCTGGTGAGGTTCCCACGAAAATTGGTGTTTATCTCAGTTATGAGACCGGGACTGTTTCATTTTACAGCGCAGATACAAAGATTTACCTGCACATTTTCACTGGATGTGGATTCACAGAGAAACTGTATCCTTTCTTCAGTACAACAGTCTGTAACACGTGGCTGAGAATCTGCCCAGTTTAA